ACCAATAGATGAAAAAGAGAGTGTTGTTTAAGATCATCTTCTCTACATACGCTTACGATTCCATTGACCGATAAGTTTCAGGATAACGCGTTCCTTACATACACATTAGATTCAAAAATTCGAGATTTAATCTGTGAAATATTGGGTATATTCTTTTCGTTGCTAGGTTTTCGCTAGTTTGAACCTTACCTTTTATGAGAAGTTCTGCACTAATATTTTACAAACGGTAAGTTTGACGTTCTCATAGCTTCTATGTAAAATGGCGTCATAAACAATTATTGCACACGTGCAACTTTTATAAAAAACTACAACATTGAGAGGTGAATAAATATGCTAGAAGCCTTTAAAGAACTCCATCCTACTATGCAAGCTTTTATTGGGACATTATTTACATGGGGAATGACAGCTCTCGGGGCCGCTCTCGTCTTTTTTGTAAAGGGAACGAACCAGAAATTCCTTGATAGCATGCTTGCATTTGCCGGTGGGGTTATGATCGCAGCCAGTTATTGGTCTCTGCTTGCTCCTGCGATTGAAATGTCATCAGAAAGTCCAGGTCCAGCCTGGGTTCCAGCTGCCGTTGGCTTCTTATTAGGGGGAGTACTGCTGATGTTTGTCGATCGCATGCTTCCAGCGATTGACACCGATCGTTACATGCATGATATTAAAGATCATAAGGCTAAGAATCGCACAGCTCTGCTCTTCTTTTCCATGACCCTTCACAATATTCCTGAAGGTTTGGCTGTCGGAGTCGCCTTTGGCGCTCTTGCTTCCAACATGACAGAATCGACGCTTGCGGGGGCTTTGGCACTCGCGCTCGGAATCGGCATTCAGAACTTCCCGGAAGGTACGGCCGTATCCATGCCGCTTCACCGTGATGGGATGGGGAAAAAGAAAAGCTTTATGTTCGGTCAATTCTCAGGGATGGTCGAACCAATAGCGGCAGTCGTAGGTGCGTCGGCCGTAATTGTCATTGAACCCATTCTTCCGTACGCACTCAGTTTCGCCGCTGGTGCCATGATCTTCGTCGTTGCGAAGGAAATCATTCCCGGCTCCCATGAAAAAGGAAATGTCAATCTCGCATCCATGAGCCTTATGCTCGGGTTCACTGTCATGATAACGCTCGATGTCGCGCTTGGCTAATTGAAGACGAATCAAAAAAGTCCAGAGTGATTGTACTCTGGACTTTTTTCGTCTCGGCAAAATCCCCATCATGCCGCCCATTCACTCGCATAGTTAAATGAACAATAACATGACCGGTATATCCTTGTATGTGCAAATATGTCTTACTTCCCACTTAACGAATCTCTATGAAAACCACCTTTTGCTTCATAAAGGTATTTATCAGGTACTGCTTCTTCAATCAACGGGAACAATTCTCTTTCTTCCAGTCGTACATGTTCATCCAGTAATTTCCCTAATTCATTCACTTTATCATAGGATGTATTTTGACTTTCTCGAAGATGACGAATCAGACACCTGATTTGTGCATGTTGATAGAGCATCTGTTTGACCAAACCTTCATTAGGTTGTTCAGCATATTCAAGATAAACCGGTAGTAGAATATCCTCCTCATCCCTAAAGTGATCCTGGCCATCTTCTTTCCAAAAATTAATCATTTCCCTTATTAATTGCTTATAGTTCTTTTCACTTTTTTCTGTCCCAGCTTTTTTCATTTCAAGAGCCATAACTAAAGCGTGATGGTGGTGGTGGGACAAAGGGATTAAAGCTTCATGCCTTTTCAAGTCCATCCTCCTTTCCATAAGCACTTCTTGTGAGAATCAACAACACGGTTTACAGATTAATTGGCTATAGATATAAATAGCCTCTCTCTATTCTGCGTTTTCATCTGTCTGATGAAGCCCGAAAATATTTCCTTCGCTATCCAGGAAGTATCCTTGCCAGGCCATTCCTGGCAGGGCATATTTCGGCATGGCGACCTGGCCGCCATGATTTAAAATTTTAGATTCAACAGCATCGAAATCTTCCACACCTATGGTACAGGCATAGCCATTCAGAGCCTGATTTAATTCAGGAGGCGCGCTTTGGCGCTGCATTAAAGCTCCATTGATCCCAAGCTCCTTGTCATCGCCGGTCACAGCTCCGGCATAAGGCATTCCCGCGTACTCGCTCCAATCTTCAAATGTCCATCCGAATACCCCGCTATAGAAATTCTTAGCCCGTTCCATATCATCCACATGAATTTCAAAATGAATAACTCTTCCCATAAGAACCTCCTGTTGATATGTTTTTTTTAAACATTTCCAATCGCTCATTCAAGTATGTATATTCTATTTCTAGTTTCAGACTCCTTCTTTATGCGTAAGTATCCTGCAAAGTACCCATTAGTCCGAATTCCCACTCATCACATGATTCCAGAGCAATCTACTCCTTACTTATCACCACTTCCATTTGAACCAGACTGCGTATTCGCTTTTATTTCCTCTAATAGTTGCGTCTGCTGGTCCTGCTTCTCCAATACCTTATTCGTTACCTTTTGGATAGTATTGGTAATTAACCATAGAGAAAGGATGATGACAACAATAATTAATAAACCATTCATTCGTTTCACTCCTTTTTGTATCGTAGGATGTTTCTTCTTTTAAAACCGGAGGGATAAACAGATGATCAGTTGAACCTTAGTGATTATCTTGTTTCGTTATACCATTTAATTGCAAACCATACTGCAAGCAGTTGCGAGATAAACCCGGCTAACCATCCTATCACAAGTGAATAATTCACATAATCACGAAGACCTATGCCTCCTGAAATTAAAATTGATCCCAACAGTATAAAAATAATAGTTAGTCTTTGATTTTTGTTCATCTGCTTCCCCCCA
The Halobacillus halophilus DSM 2266 DNA segment above includes these coding regions:
- a CDS encoding ZIP family metal transporter produces the protein MLEAFKELHPTMQAFIGTLFTWGMTALGAALVFFVKGTNQKFLDSMLAFAGGVMIAASYWSLLAPAIEMSSESPGPAWVPAAVGFLLGGVLLMFVDRMLPAIDTDRYMHDIKDHKAKNRTALLFFSMTLHNIPEGLAVGVAFGALASNMTESTLAGALALALGIGIQNFPEGTAVSMPLHRDGMGKKKSFMFGQFSGMVEPIAAVVGASAVIVIEPILPYALSFAAGAMIFVVAKEIIPGSHEKGNVNLASMSLMLGFTVMITLDVALG
- a CDS encoding hemerythrin domain-containing protein; protein product: MKRHEALIPLSHHHHHALVMALEMKKAGTEKSEKNYKQLIREMINFWKEDGQDHFRDEEDILLPVYLEYAEQPNEGLVKQMLYQHAQIRCLIRHLRESQNTSYDKVNELGKLLDEHVRLEERELFPLIEEAVPDKYLYEAKGGFHRDSLSGK
- a CDS encoding VOC family protein, encoding MGRVIHFEIHVDDMERAKNFYSGVFGWTFEDWSEYAGMPYAGAVTGDDKELGINGALMQRQSAPPELNQALNGYACTIGVEDFDAVESKILNHGGQVAMPKYALPGMAWQGYFLDSEGNIFGLHQTDENAE